The nucleotide sequence CCCGCGCCCGCTCGGCGCCCCGGCTGCGGACAATCGGCCGTTTTGACCGGACCACTCTTCACGAGTACACGATGTTTTCCCTGAAGCTGTCACACACTGCCTGGCCCCATCTGCCGCGTTCGTTGCGGGGCGCGCCCGCGCTCCTTGCGGCCTGCCTCGCGGCAGCCCCCGCAGCCTTTGCCCAGGGCAGCGCCGCGCCGCAGTTCGCCAGCACCCAGGTCATGGGCGGGCTCAGCGAGCCCTGGGACATCGCCTTCGCGCCCGGCGGCCCGATGTTCTTCACCGAGAAATGCGCGGGCCTGTCGGTGCGCATGCCGGACGGCGCGGTGCGCCGGCTCATGGGCAATGCGCAGGGCTATGCCCTGCGCGCCAACGACCTGTTCTGCCAGGGCCAGAGCGGCGTGCACGGCGTTGCGGTGGACCCCGCCTTCGCCCAGGGACAGCGCTTCGTCTACGTGTTCTCGGCGTCCAACCTCAGCACCAATCCACGCAGCAACCGCGTGATCCGGCTGCGGGTGAACGACGACTTCAGCCGCGTGAGCGAGCGCACCGACATCGTCACCGACATCCGCTACAAGGAAGGCGGCGGGGGCGCCGGCGGTCCCGGCGCACACAGCGGCGGCCGGCTGCGCTTCGGGCCGGACGGTTTCCTGTACGTGACCACCGGCGACAACCACCACCCGGACATCCCGCAGTCGCCCACCCTGATCGGCGGCAAAGTGCTGCGCATCGACCGTGACGGCAAGGCCGCGCCCGGCAACAACACGCCGTCCGACTTCGACGCGCGCATCTATGCCTACGGCATGCGCAACCCCCAGGGGCTGACCTTCCGCCCGGCCGGGCAGCCCGGCGCGGGCCAGCCCTTCATCGCCGAGCATGGGCCGAACCACAGCGACGAGGTGAGTGCGCTGGCGCCGGGCGCCAACGGCGGCTGGGACCCGCGCAACCGCCCCGGCCTGGACTGCCGCGGCAACGGCTACTGCGGCTATGCCGGCAACGCGCAGACCATGCCCATGACCGACACGCAGCGCTTTGCCGACGCGTTGCGTCCGCTGTGGACCAACCAGAGCAAGAGCGAGGGCATGGGGCCCGCCGAGTTCCTGAGCGGCCCGCAATGGCGCGAGTGGAACGGCGCCCTGGCCGTGGGGCTGATGCGCGAGCGCCGGCTCGACCTGCTCACCATCGGGCCCGATTCCCGCTCGGCGCGCGCCGTGGTGGCCGAGGTGCTGGGCTCGCCGCGCCTGCGCAGCCTGGTCCAGGGGCCGGATGGCGCGTTGTGGGCTGCCACGGACAGCGGCCAAATCCTGCGGATGACCTTGCGTTGAAGATGGCAGGGGCAGGCCGCCGTTCAGCGGCCTGCCCGTTGGGACCAGGACAAGCAGCCCAGCGACACGGCCGAGCGGCTGACCAGCAAGGCGCCGCCGCGGTACAGCGGGCCCACCGGCGCCTGGGGGCTGGCCTTCACCGCCCAGACAGCACCGCCGCGGTCCGTCCACACCACGCGGGCATCGATCCGGCCCAGCACCGCCATCGCCTGGGCCGCGCCCACACCCGGCCGGAACACCACCAGCAGATCGTCGCCGCCGGCCGGAGGCTGCGCCGCCTGCAGCCCGGCCACTACGGCCAGCGCCGCCACCGCGACAGCGGCCACCCCGGCGCCGGGCCCCCTGGCCGCACCACGGCGCAGCCAGGCGGCGGCCGCCAGTGGCAACAAGCCGAACAGGGCCAGCCACAGCAGGTCCCACGGCAGTGGATCGGCCACATCCATGCGGACGCGGTGGATGCCGGTGAGCCAGTGCGACAGCAGCGTGTCCAGCACATGCCAGCCGCCGAAGCCCGCCAGCACGGCAGCCAGCAGGCGGCGCCCCGCACCGGCCTGCCCCAGCGCTGCGCGGGCGCGCCACAGCAGCAGCAGCCCTGCTGCCGCCACCAGGTACATGGCGGCATGGAACAGCCCGTCGGCCAGGATCTGCAGGCGCAGGTCGCGCAGCGGCCCGTCATCCAACCCGCTGAGCAGGTGGTGCCATTGCAGCACCTGGTGCAGCAGGATGCCGTCGAAGAAGCCGCCCAGCGCCAACCCGAGCAGGAAGCCGGGGCGCCCTGGCGAGGGTGGCGAGGTGAGATGCGACGATGCAGCCATGGGGCCTCCAGTCGCGAACGAACTTAGCGCGCGGCCCCGAGTAGGTGCGTCGGACAGCGGCGCGTTCGCCGCCCGAGCCGAGCCGCGCGCCGGCCGTGCTGGCGTAACGGGCCGCGGCCGAGCACCACGGAAACAGGCGCGCCCACTACCATGACCGGGTCGATTTTCAAGAAGAAGAGACCCTCGCCATGACCGTTCCCCTCATGCTCAGAACAGCCGCCGTGCTGATGTTCCTCACCGCCCTGGGCGGGCTGGCGCTGGCCGCCACGCGCGCCAAGATGGACCGCCCGCCGTCCTGGATGGCCATTGCCCACGGGCTGCTGGCCACCAGCTCGCTAACGCTGCTGCTGTACGTCGGCTTCACCGTGGGCCTGCCCGGGCTGATGTGGGCCGGCATCGCCATCGTGCTCGCGGGCGCGGCGGTCGGCCTGTACCTGAACCTGGCCTACCACGAGAGGCACAAGCGGCTGCCGGTCACGCCGATCGCGCTGCACGGCCTCATCACGGCGGTGGGCTTGTTCATCGTCGCCCTGGGTGCCTTCGGCACCGGCACGAACAACCCGTAGCCGCGGCGTCAGCCGGCGGGCTTGCGGTTGACCAGCACGATGCCCACGGCCACGCCCGCCAGGGCCAGCACCAGCTGAGCCGTGAGCGGCTCGTCCAGCAGGGCAACGCCGAAGACCAGCGCGAACACCGGCGTAAGGAAGGTGAAGGACGACATCCGCGTGGCCGGGTAGTGCCGCAGCAGCCACATCCAGGCCAGGTAGCTGGCGAAGGCGCCCACCACGGTCTGCAGCGCCAGCGACCCCCAGGCCCGGGCCGAGTAGCCGAGCGACCAGGTCTCGCCCAGCGCCAGCGACAGCAGCGGCGCCACCGCCGCGGTGACGGCCACCTGGTAGAACAAGGTCTTCTCGGCACTGGCCGTGGCCATGGCGCTGCTGCGGATCACCAGGGTGGTCAGGCCCCACAGCGTGCCGGCCGCCAGCGCCAGTGCGTCGCCGCGCAGCTGGCGCGGCGTGACCATGTGCCCGGCGAAGCCCTCGGCAAAGGCCAGCGCCACAGCGCCGAAGGCGATCAGCAGGCCGACCCATTGCGCGCCGCGCAGCTTCTCCACCGGCACGAAGCGCGGCAGCAGCAGCGCCACCACGAAGGGCGAGGTGTAGAGGAACACCGTCAGGCGCGAGGCCGTGGTGTCGCGCAGGCCCAGGTAGATGCAGGCGAACTCGCCGGTGAACAGGGCCCCCGCCAGCAGGCCCGCGCGCAGCGTGCCGTCGCGCGCGAACAGCGGCACGCCCCGCACCACGCACCACAGCCCCAGCAGGGCCGTGGCCCCGGCGAAGCGCAGCGCCGCCTGCCACAGAGGCGGCACCTCGGCCACGGTGGCCTTGATCAGGATCTGCTGGAAGCCCCAGAACAGGCAGCAGGCGATGAGCAGGGTGATGGCAAGCGTGTCGAGGTGTTGTTTTCGCTGGTGCGGCATGCGGCGATGCTAGCCGCGTTGGTGCGACACTGGCCCGCTGCTTCACCCCTGCCCTGGAGACTCCACCCATGAAGACCCAAGCCGCCGTCGCCTGGAAGTCCGGCGCCCCGCTCAGCATCGAAACCGTCGACCTGGAAGGCCCGCGCGCCGGCGAGGTGCTGGTCGAGATCAAGGCCACCGGCATCTGCCACACCGACTGGTACACGCTGTCGGGCGCCGACCCCGAAGGCATCTTTCCCGCCATCCTAGGCCACGAGGGCGCCGGCATCGTGGTCGACGTGGGCCCCGGCGTCGCCACCTTGAAGAAGGGCGACCACGTCATCCCGCTGTACACGCCGGAATGCCGCCAGTGCAAGTTCTGCCTGTCGCGCAAGACCAACCTGTGCCAGCAGATCCGCGCCACGCAGGGCAGGGGGCTGATGCCCGACGCGACCAGCCGCTTCAGCATCCGCGGCAAGCCCGTCTTCCACTACATGGGCACCAGCACCTTCGCCCGCCACACCGTGGTGCCCGAGATCGCGCTGGCGAAGATCCGCGAGGACGCGCCCTTCGACAAGGTCTGCTACATCGGCTGCGGCGTCACCACCGGCATCGGCGCGGTGATCTTCACCGCCAAGGTGGAGGCCGGCGCCAACGTGGCCGTGTTCGGCCTGGGCGGCATCGGGCTCAACGTGATCCAGGGCGCGAAGATGGTGGGCGCCGACAAGATCATCGGCATCGACATCAACCCCGCGCGCCAGGAGATGGCGCGCAAGTTCGGCATGACCCACTTCATCAACCCCAAGGAGGTGGACAACGTGGTCGATGCCGTCGTGCAGCTGACCGGCGGCGGCGCCGACTACAGCTTCGAGTGCATAGGCAACACGCAGGTGATGCGCCAGGCGCTGGAGTGCACGCACAAGGGCTGGGGCCAGAGCATCATCATCGGCGTGGCCGAGGCCGGCGCGGAGATCAGCACCCGGCCTTTCCAGCTGGTGACCGGCCGGCAGTGGAAGGGCTCGGCCTTCGGCGGCGCGCGCGGCCGCACCGACGTGCCCCGCATCGTCGACTGGTACATGGACGGCAAGATCAACATCAACGACCTGATCACGCACACCCTGCCGCTGGAGAAGATCAACGACGGCTTCGAGCTGATGAAGCGCGGCGAGTCGATCCGCGCCGTGGTGGTGTACTGAGAGGCCGCGCGATGGCACAGGACCTGGAGCTGCTCGGCGAGCACGCCTGCTTCGGCGGCGTGCAGCGCTTCTACCGCCATGCCTCGGCCGAGATCGGCCTGGCCATGCGCTTCTCGGTGTACCTGCCGCCGGCCGCGCGTGAGCCGGGCGCGAAACTGCCCGCGCTGTTCTACCTGGCCGGCCTGACCTGCACCGAGGAGACCTTCCCCATGAAGGCAGGCGCCCAGCGAATGGCGGCCGAGCTCGGCCTGGTGCTGATCGCGCCCGACACCAGCCCGCGCGGCGCCGGCGTGCCGGGCGAGGCGGACAGCTGGGACTTCGGCGTCGGCGCGGGCTTCTACCTCGACGCCACGCAGGCACCCTGGTCGCTCCACTGGCGCATGGAGAGCTACGTCACGCGCGAGCTGGTCGAGCTGGTGCGCCATGCGCTGCCGGTCGATACGCAGCGCATCGGCCTGTTCGGCCACTCGATGGGCGGCCACGGCGCGCTGACGCTGGCGCTGCGCCACCCGGGGCTGTTCCGCACGGTCTCGGCGCTGGCGCCGATCTGCGCGCCCACGCGCTGCCCTTGGGGCGAAAAGGCCTTCACCGGCTACCTGGGCACCGACCGCCATGTCTGGCGCGACCACGACGCCAGCGAGCTGATGGCCCGCCAGCCCCGGCCGCCATACCCCGGCGGCATCCTGATCGACCAGGGCGAGGCTGACAAATTCCTGGCCGAGCAGCTGCATCCGCACCTGTTCGAAGCCGCCTGCGCGCAGGCCGGGCAGCCGCTCACGCTGCACCGGCACCCGGGCTACGACCACGGCTACTACTTCATCCAGAGCTTCATGGCCGAGCATCTCGCGCACCATGCGGCCGGCCTGGGTGCAGGGGCATGAGCCTGGCCGACCGGACCCCTCTGGCACACGTTCGCGGCAAGTCACCTACAGACGGCAGCGCGGAGCCGTCCTAGCCTGCGGAACCAAGCCACGGTTCGTGGCTGACCCAGCAGCGCAGGACAGCACCCCATGGAACACGCACGCTCATGCGGCCCGCGCGCCGCGATCCGGGCCGCCACCGCCGCCGGTATGGCCGCCCCGCTGGCGGCCAGCGCCCACGTGAAATGGTTTGCCCCGTACATCATCGAGGCGCCGCCGCAGCGCCTCATGGAAACGCTGACGGACCGCTGGTTCTGGACCGGCATCCTGCTGGTGCTCGTCTTCTTCCTGGCCGCGCGCGCGCTGGAGAAGACGCGCGCCGGCGGTGCCGTCCTGGCCGGCTTCGACAAGGTGACCGGCCCGCTGTGGGCACGCGGCGACGACTTCATGCGATTCGTGATTGCCGCGTTCTTCGTGGCGATCTTCGCGGTCGGCGGCGTGTACCTCACGCCGGACCTGAAGTCGCCGCACGAGTGGGTGTCGTGGATGCAGCTGCTCATCGCGGCGCTGGTGTTCTCGCGCCGGACGATGCCGCTGGCCGCAGCCGGCATCATCGGGCTGTGGCTGCTGGCCCTGACCCAGTACGAGCTGTTCCACCTGCTCGACTACCTGGCGCTCGGCGTGGGCGTGGCGGCCTACCTGGTGCTGGCCGCGTCCGACAGGCTGGACTGGAACAGGTACCGGTTCGTGGTGCTGCGCTGGGGCGTGGCCATCGCGCTCATGTGGTCCAGCCTGGAGAAGTTCGCGTACCCGGACTGGTTCTACCCGCTGGTGGAGGAGAAGCCGTTCCTCACCTTCGGCATGCCGCGCGACGTGTTCATCCCCATGGCCGGCGTGGCGGAGTTCACCATGGGCTTCGGCCTGTTGTGGACGGCGTTGATCCGCCGGCTCTCGGCACTGGCGCTGTTCGTCATCTTCAACGCGGCCGTGTACCCTTTCGGACGGCTGGACCTGGTGGGCCACGCGCTGATCATGGCCGTCATCGTGATCATCTTCGCGGACCCCACGCCGCAGGTGCGCTTCGCCCTGCGCCGCACGCTGGCCGCCATCCCCGCCACGCTGGTGGCGACGATGGCGGTCTCTGCCATGAGCTACTGGGGGCTGCACCACGCGCTGTACGGCTTGGACGGCCGATCGGGCGTGGCCGCGAACAACAACAACCCGGGCGCCGCCGCGCGCTCCACGCACACGCACGATCCTGAGCGACCGCACGAGGCGCCCGCCGCGGGCGGCAGCGCCCAGGCCGCCTACCTGGCCAGCATGCAGCGCATGCACGGGGACATGGAGGCCGGCGTGAAGCACCCGGACCCCGACCAGGCCTTTGTGCGCGGCATGATCGCCCACCACCGCGCGGCGATCGAGATGGCGCAGATCCAGCTGCGGCATGGCACCGAGACCCAGAACCGGCGCCTGGCGCAGGAGATCATCGAGACGCAAAAGCGCGAGATCGCCGAGATGGAAGCCTGGCTGCGCCAACGCCATGCCGGGGAAGACAAGCCGGGCTGACCTGGCCACAGCCCGCCGCACACACGGCAGTGCAGTGGAAACAGTCGATTGCAGCTTGGCTGGAGCGCGGTGCGTCCTAGCATGCCCGCGTCACCCACTCCAGGAGCCCTTGATGAGCAAACGCACGCGCCACGCCGACAACAGCAAGCGGCAGCAGCCGATCCAGCAGCAGCGCGCCCAGGCCGCGGCCAGCCAGGCCGGCGCGAGCAAGCAGGCAAAGACCGAGGCTCGCGGCCGCAGCACGCAGGGGGCGCAAGGCGGGGCAACGAACCAGGACGAACGCTGATCCACCCTTGGTGCGGCACGGTTCGTGGCCGCAGGGTCACAGCGTGGCCAGCTTCTCCAGGATGGCTTGGCCCAGCAGGTGACCCAGGTAGTTGTCTACGAAACGCTCAGGGCCGTGACCCCCACGCTTGTCACTGCGTGTAGTGCGCTGCCAAGGGGGCCTTCGCGGTGATCTTCACCGCCAAGGTGGAGGCCGGCGCCAACGTGGCCGTGTTCGGCCTGGGCGGTATCGGGCTCAACGTGATCCAGGGCGCGAAGATGGTGGGCGCCGACAAGATCATCGGCATCGACATCAACCCCGCGCGCCAGGAGATGGCGCGCAAGTTCGGCATGACCCACTTCATCAACCCCAAGGAGGTGGACAACGTGGTCGATGCCGTCGTGCAGCTGACCGGCGGCGGCGCCGACTACAGCTTCGAGTGCATAGGCAACACGCAGGTGATGCGCCAGGCGCTGGAGTGCACGCACAAGGGCTGGGGCCAGAGCATCATCATCGGCGTGGCCGAGGCCGGCGCGGAGATCAGCACCCGGCCTTTCCAGCTGGTGACCGGCCGGCAGTGGAAGGGCTCGGCCTTCGGCGGCGCGCGCGGCCGCACCGACGTGCCCCGCATCGTCGACTGGTACATGGACGGCAAGATCAACATCGACGACCTGATCACGCACACCCTGCCGCTGGAGAAGATCAACGACGGCTTCGAGCTGATGAAGCGCGGCGAGTCGATCCGCGCCGTGGTGGTGTACTGAGGTAGCGGCGATGGAACTGGTCTCGCAGCACCGCTGCTTCGACGGCGAGCAGCGCTTCTACCGCCACGACTCGAAAGAGATCGGCCTGCCCATGCGCTTTGCGGTGTACCTGCCGCCCGCGGCGTTGGCGGCCGGCGCCAAGCCGGTGCCCGCGCTGATGTTCCTGGCTGGCCTGACCTGCACCGAAGAGACCTCATGGTCAAGGCCGGCGCCCAGCGCCACGCGGCCGAGGCCGGCATCGCGCTGATCGCCCCCGACACCAGCCCGCGCAACACCGGCATCGCCGGCGCCACCACGGACTGGGACTTCGGCGAAGGCGCCGGCTTCTACCTGGACGCCACGCAGGCGCCGTGGTCCACGCACTTCCGCATGGAGAGCTGGATGATGAAGGAGCTGCTGTCGCTGCTGACGCGCGAGCTGCCCCATCGACGGCAACCGCCTAGGCCTGACCGGCCACTCTATGGGCGGCCACGGCGCGCTGACGCTGGCGCTACGCCACCCGGGCGTGTTCAAGACGCTGTCGGCCTTCGCGCCGATCTGCTCACCGACGCGGTGCCTGTGGAGCGAGAAGGCGTTCAGCCGCTACCTGGGCGAGGACCGCGCCGCCTGGGCGCCCTACGACGCGAGCTTGCTGATGGAGGGGCAAAAGCAGGCGCCGTACCCAAGCGGCATCCTGATCGACCAGGGGCTGGCGGACAAGTTCTGGAGGAACAGCTGAAGCCGGAGTTGTTGGAGGCGGCCTGTGCGAAGGTGGGCCAGAAGGTGATGTTGCGTAGGCATGCAGGATATGACCATGGGTATTACTTCATCAGTTCCTTACTGTCCGAGCACATAACTCGTATAAAGCGCACCTAACGCTACGTCAGTTTCACCAACTCAGTATAGACCGCAACCGAAGTCACTAACGTTAGTAGGTGCAGCGCAAGTAGGGCATTGGGCACCCATATCTCTCTTGAAGTGAAGGACCTATAAATCTTTGGGTCTTCACCCCGCCCGAGAGCTTCCCACTCGGCGGCGTATATGGCTGCCCTTAGATGACGCTCTATTGCATTTATCACCTGAAACTTGCCACGATTGAGTTGACCAAACGAAGTAATCAAGCTTCGCCAAGCTCCGCAAAGGATTGCGCCTGTGACGCTAAAGACGGCTATCCCTAGTGCGCCGATCGTATTTCCACCAGAATTTTGAAGAACAAGTCCTGCCCCAGTGAGCAGCGCACCATTCATTGTCAAGAAGAACGTATTGACGCCCTGCCGTCTGCTAACCAGCCCTTCTGAGCTCTGAACCATCACCTTGTATAGGTCGAGGGCTTGCTGAGTTTCGGCAGTGTCTTGCGGTGGTCCGAAGGGAAATAGAACTTCCGTGAATGATGGACGCGAGGCGTTCAGCTTCAATTGCCGCGCGGACTTCCTTATAGCGGCTGTGAAGACTTCGTCCTCCTGCTGGATCGGCTCGGGGAGCAGACCGTACTCGACCAACGACGGGTGATCTTCTCGCCGCTTGAACATCCAAGCTGACCATGCATCATGAACATCGCTTCGAGTTACGAGTTCTCCTTTGGCGCGAGCCAAAACTGCGTAAATCAGAAGCAGCTCCATGGCCCCATCGTCTGGCATGTGACCAGGTGGTATGTGGGACCGTATGGAGGCTGCTATGTCACTTAAGTACATCGGTCACATCCATGTGCCAAGCCACTTCACAATTTGATCGAAGTCCCACCTGATCACGTTTTTGGCTGGTAAGCCTGCTGGGATTGGATGGGTTCGTTCTCTATGGATTTGGATTCCGAACATGTAGTGGTCTTGCCGTATGGTCTCTGCTATTTCCCAAATCACGGCATCAGACTTGTAGGTGGTGGGGCCAATCAGAACGATTGTTCCCCTTGTCATTGCAATGCGTTTGACGCACTCGGTTTTCCACTTCGACTCGAAAGCTTCCTTAACTGAGTAATCATAGAACTCGATGTCGTTCCGCTTGTCCTTCGCTTGCTGCGCTAAAAAGTCGCGGGCCCATTTGTCCTCCATCTCGAAGCTAATGAATGCGCGGGGAGCGGCCATTGAACATCCTTTCAAAAGCAAATAATGGTGCCAGTATCCGCGATCAGACGGCCACGGCCGGCTGTCTGTCGTATCGCCGTGATCAACGACAAGCGGATAGTGCTGTATGCGTTTTCCTCAGGCGTGGCTACCATCTCTTCATGGACCACAAGTGGCTCGAGGACTTCGTTGTGCTCGCCCGCGAGCGCAGCTTCTCGCGTGCCGCCGAGCAGCGGCATGTGACGCAGCCGCAGTTTTCGCGCCGCATCCGCGCGCTGGAGCTGTGGGTTGGTGCCGACCTGATCAACCGCGCCGGCCTGCCGCTGTCGCTCACGCCGGCGGGTGAAGAGCTGCTGCCTGTGGCGCGCCGGGCGCTGGCCGGCCTGGCCGAGTTGCGCGAGCGCATCCGCGGCGCCCAGGCCGGCGGCGACTGGGTCACGCTGGCCACCGGCCGCACCCTGTCGCGCACCGTGGCGCCGGCATGGCTGCAGCGGGTGCAACGCGCGGCGGGCGGCTTTCGTCTGCGCATCCTCACCGGCTCCATCCACGAGGGCGCCACGGCGCTGGAGCAGGGCGCGGCCGACTTCCTGCTTACCTTCTCGCACCCGCGCCTGCCGCTGCTGCTGGACGAGGCGCGCTTCGAGGGCCTGACCGTGGGCACCGACGAACTGGTGGCCGTGAGCGCGCCGCGGCCCGACGGCCGGCCGCTGCACGCACTGCCCGGCACCGAGCGCAGGCCGGTGCTCGTGCTGGGTTATGCGCCCACGCTGGCGCTGCACCAGATCCTGCAGGACGGCTTGGGCCGGCGCGCGCAGGCCGGGCGCGAGTTGCACCTGCGCACCGCCGTGGAGTCTGACTTCGCCGAGTCGCTGCACGAGCAGGCGCTGCAAGGCGTGGGCCTGGCCTGGCTGCCACGTGCGTTGGTGGCGACCGACCTGCAGGCGCGCCGCTTGGTTGCGGCCGAGGACGGGCCCGGCATCGCTTTCGAGATCCGCCTGCTGCGCCCGCGCCAGCCGCGCAACGCGCTGGTGCAAACGGTGTGGACAGCCAGCTCCGCAGGTTGAAGGCATCGCGCATGCCGGCATGCGCGATGCGCATGGCCCGGTCAAGGCGGCTTCCTAGACTGGGCCGCATCGACCGGAGCCCGCCATGACCCCTGCCACCCCGTCTTCACCCTTCCACTCCAACCGCCGTCGTATCACCGCCGGCTTGGCGCTGGCCGCCGCCGGCCTGTGTGCGCCAGCCGCTTTCGCGCAGGCCGCCTGGCCCGCCGGCAAGCCCATCACGCTGGTAGTGGGCTATCCGGCGGGCGGCAGCGTGGACTTGGTCGCGCGCATCGTGGCCGAGCCGCTGTCCAAGCGCCTGGGCACGCCCGTGGTCGTGGAGAACGCGGGCGGTGCCGGTGGCACCATTGGGGCACAGAAGGTGGTCAACGCCGCGCCGGACGGTTATACGCTGCTGCTCGGGTCCGGCAGTGAGGTCTCAATTGCCCGCTTGTTCAACAGCGCCGTGCGTTACGACGGCCAGACCGATCTGGCGCCCATCGGCATGATCGGCGTGACACCCATGGTGTTCGTGGCGGGCCCGTCGGCCGGCGTGAAGACCATCGACGAGGCGCTGGCCAAGTCCAGGCGTGAGCCGAACAAGCTCAGCTTCGCCTCCTCGGGCGTGGGTACGCCGCTGCACATGTCCGGCGAGCTGATCAACGTGCTGGCGGGCACTACCTTCCGCCACGTGCCGTACCGTGGTGCCGCGCAGATGGTGCAGGACCTGCTGGGCGGCCAGCTGGAGTTCAGCGTCTTCGTGCTGTCCTCGGCCCTGCCGCACATCGAGGCCGGCAAGATGACGCCGCTGGGCGTGACCACCGCGAGCCGCTCACGCTCGCTGCCGCAGGTGCCGGCGCTGGGCGAGCACCCGCGCCTGAAGGGCTACGACATGAACGTCTGGTTCGGCCTGTTCGGCCCGGCCAAGCTGCCGCAGCCCATGGTGGCGCGCCTGAACAAGGAACTCAACGCCATCCTGCGCGAGCAGGATGTCTGGCAGAAGCTGCAGAAGGCCGGTGTCAGCAACGAGGGCGGTACGTCCAAGCAGCTGGCCGATTTCATCAGGGCCGAGACGGCGCGGGTGCGCAGCGTGGTGAACCAGGCCGTCAGCACCGGCAAGACGTCGTGAGCCGTAGGTTGGCGCCGCATCAAGTCGAGATCGCGCCGCCCGACCTGTCGGCCTGGGCCGCGTCGCCCGTGGGCGTGCCCTACGTGCACGAGCGCGCCGGCGCGCGGCCGGGCCCCGAGGTGCTGCTCACGGCCCTGGTCCATGGCAACGAGTACAGCGGCGCCATCGTGCTGGACGCCTTCCTGCGCAGCGGCCTTACACCGCACAGCGGCCGCATCACCGCGGCGTTCTGCAATGTCGCAGCCTTCGATCGCTTCGACCCGGGGCGTCCGGACGCCTCGCGCTTCATCGACGAGGACCTCAACCGCGTCTGGGGACCGCGCCTCGACGCGCCGGGCACCAGCTGCGAGCTCCATCGTGCGCGCCAGCTGCGCCCTTTCGTTGAGCGCGCCAGCCACCTGCTGGACTTGCACTCCATGCACGAGCCTGCGCCGCCGCTGCTGGTGACCGGGCTGCTTGCGCGCAACATCGCCTTTGCGCAGGCCCTGCGCAGCGCGCCTCAGGTGGTGGCCGATGCCGGCCACGCGGACGGCGTGCGCATGCGTGACCACGGTGCCTTCGCCGACCCGGCCGGCGACCGTATCGCTTTGCTGCTGGAAGCGGGGCAGCATTGGGAGTGCCGGTCGCTGGCGACTTCGCGCGACGTGCTGATGCGTTTTTTGGTCGCCGTCGGCAGCCTGGCGCGCAGCGATGTGCCGCCAGGCTGGCTGGGCCCGGATGTCGACCCGCCCGCGCCGGTGCGGGTGACCGGGCGGGTCATCGCACGCTCGATGG is from Ramlibacter tataouinensis TTB310 and encodes:
- a CDS encoding PQQ-dependent sugar dehydrogenase → MFSLKLSHTAWPHLPRSLRGAPALLAACLAAAPAAFAQGSAAPQFASTQVMGGLSEPWDIAFAPGGPMFFTEKCAGLSVRMPDGAVRRLMGNAQGYALRANDLFCQGQSGVHGVAVDPAFAQGQRFVYVFSASNLSTNPRSNRVIRLRVNDDFSRVSERTDIVTDIRYKEGGGGAGGPGAHSGGRLRFGPDGFLYVTTGDNHHPDIPQSPTLIGGKVLRIDRDGKAAPGNNTPSDFDARIYAYGMRNPQGLTFRPAGQPGAGQPFIAEHGPNHSDEVSALAPGANGGWDPRNRPGLDCRGNGYCGYAGNAQTMPMTDTQRFADALRPLWTNQSKSEGMGPAEFLSGPQWREWNGALAVGLMRERRLDLLTIGPDSRSARAVVAEVLGSPRLRSLVQGPDGALWAATDSGQILRMTLR
- a CDS encoding DUF2243 domain-containing protein; this translates as MAASSHLTSPPSPGRPGFLLGLALGGFFDGILLHQVLQWHHLLSGLDDGPLRDLRLQILADGLFHAAMYLVAAAGLLLLWRARAALGQAGAGRRLLAAVLAGFGGWHVLDTLLSHWLTGIHRVRMDVADPLPWDLLWLALFGLLPLAAAAWLRRGAARGPGAGVAAVAVAALAVVAGLQAAQPPAGGDDLLVVFRPGVGAAQAMAVLGRIDARVVWTDRGGAVWAVKASPQAPVGPLYRGGALLVSRSAVSLGCLSWSQRAGR
- a CDS encoding DMT family transporter is translated as MPHQRKQHLDTLAITLLIACCLFWGFQQILIKATVAEVPPLWQAALRFAGATALLGLWCVVRGVPLFARDGTLRAGLLAGALFTGEFACIYLGLRDTTASRLTVFLYTSPFVVALLLPRFVPVEKLRGAQWVGLLIAFGAVALAFAEGFAGHMVTPRQLRGDALALAAGTLWGLTTLVIRSSAMATASAEKTLFYQVAVTAAVAPLLSLALGETWSLGYSARAWGSLALQTVVGAFASYLAWMWLLRHYPATRMSSFTFLTPVFALVFGVALLDEPLTAQLVLALAGVAVGIVLVNRKPAG
- a CDS encoding S-(hydroxymethyl)glutathione dehydrogenase/class III alcohol dehydrogenase, whose product is MKTQAAVAWKSGAPLSIETVDLEGPRAGEVLVEIKATGICHTDWYTLSGADPEGIFPAILGHEGAGIVVDVGPGVATLKKGDHVIPLYTPECRQCKFCLSRKTNLCQQIRATQGRGLMPDATSRFSIRGKPVFHYMGTSTFARHTVVPEIALAKIREDAPFDKVCYIGCGVTTGIGAVIFTAKVEAGANVAVFGLGGIGLNVIQGAKMVGADKIIGIDINPARQEMARKFGMTHFINPKEVDNVVDAVVQLTGGGADYSFECIGNTQVMRQALECTHKGWGQSIIIGVAEAGAEISTRPFQLVTGRQWKGSAFGGARGRTDVPRIVDWYMDGKININDLITHTLPLEKINDGFELMKRGESIRAVVVY
- the fghA gene encoding S-formylglutathione hydrolase, translating into MAQDLELLGEHACFGGVQRFYRHASAEIGLAMRFSVYLPPAAREPGAKLPALFYLAGLTCTEETFPMKAGAQRMAAELGLVLIAPDTSPRGAGVPGEADSWDFGVGAGFYLDATQAPWSLHWRMESYVTRELVELVRHALPVDTQRIGLFGHSMGGHGALTLALRHPGLFRTVSALAPICAPTRCPWGEKAFTGYLGTDRHVWRDHDASELMARQPRPPYPGGILIDQGEADKFLAEQLHPHLFEAACAQAGQPLTLHRHPGYDHGYYFIQSFMAEHLAHHAAGLGAGA
- the copM gene encoding CopM family metallochaperone, encoding MEHARSCGPRAAIRAATAAGMAAPLAASAHVKWFAPYIIEAPPQRLMETLTDRWFWTGILLVLVFFLAARALEKTRAGGAVLAGFDKVTGPLWARGDDFMRFVIAAFFVAIFAVGGVYLTPDLKSPHEWVSWMQLLIAALVFSRRTMPLAAAGIIGLWLLALTQYELFHLLDYLALGVGVAAYLVLAASDRLDWNRYRFVVLRWGVAIALMWSSLEKFAYPDWFYPLVEEKPFLTFGMPRDVFIPMAGVAEFTMGFGLLWTALIRRLSALALFVIFNAAVYPFGRLDLVGHALIMAVIVIIFADPTPQVRFALRRTLAAIPATLVATMAVSAMSYWGLHHALYGLDGRSGVAANNNNPGAAARSTHTHDPERPHEAPAAGGSAQAAYLASMQRMHGDMEAGVKHPDPDQAFVRGMIAHHRAAIEMAQIQLRHGTETQNRRLAQEIIETQKREIAEMEAWLRQRHAGEDKPG
- a CDS encoding RipA family octameric membrane protein; translation: MYLSDIAASIRSHIPPGHMPDDGAMELLLIYAVLARAKGELVTRSDVHDAWSAWMFKRREDHPSLVEYGLLPEPIQQEDEVFTAAIRKSARQLKLNASRPSFTEVLFPFGPPQDTAETQQALDLYKVMVQSSEGLVSRRQGVNTFFLTMNGALLTGAGLVLQNSGGNTIGALGIAVFSVTGAILCGAWRSLITSFGQLNRGKFQVINAIERHLRAAIYAAEWEALGRGEDPKIYRSFTSREIWVPNALLALHLLTLVTSVAVYTELVKLT